The proteins below come from a single Streptomyces spongiicola genomic window:
- a CDS encoding LysR family transcriptional regulator, translating into MELRHLTAFLAVAEELHFGRAARRLQMAQPPLSQQIRQLEKELGVQLFERNTRSVRLTSAGQAFLRPVRTVLEDVGIAVRVARAAGRGEYGRVTVGFAGASSHEALPRLTRAVRAAHPGIELVLEGQTYANAALTRVVEGKLDVGFVRLPVAHPGLETRVIYEEELLCALPSDHRLTQRTRIPVEALAEEPFVGFPANAGSSLRDLMAATCERAGFTPRVTQEAPDSHTILALVAAGVGVTLTLTSCQHIQQTGLVYRPLAGEPIRLRAALAWRRDNPSAALRAVLAVAEAALPTPVL; encoded by the coding sequence ATGGAGTTGCGCCATCTGACGGCGTTCCTCGCGGTCGCCGAGGAACTGCACTTCGGCCGCGCCGCCAGACGGCTCCAGATGGCGCAGCCGCCGCTCAGCCAGCAGATCCGCCAGCTGGAGAAGGAGCTGGGGGTGCAGCTCTTCGAGCGCAACACCCGCTCGGTACGGCTCACCAGTGCCGGCCAGGCCTTCCTGCGCCCGGTACGGACGGTGCTGGAGGACGTCGGCATCGCCGTCCGGGTGGCCAGGGCCGCCGGCCGTGGCGAGTACGGGAGGGTCACGGTCGGCTTCGCCGGTGCCTCGAGCCACGAGGCCCTCCCCCGGCTGACCAGGGCCGTCAGGGCGGCCCACCCGGGCATCGAACTGGTCCTGGAGGGCCAGACGTACGCCAACGCGGCGCTGACCCGGGTCGTGGAGGGAAAACTGGACGTGGGCTTCGTGCGGCTGCCGGTGGCTCATCCGGGGCTGGAGACCAGGGTGATCTACGAAGAGGAACTCCTCTGCGCCCTGCCGTCGGACCACCGGCTGACGCAGCGCACGCGCATCCCGGTGGAGGCCCTGGCCGAGGAGCCGTTCGTGGGTTTCCCCGCCAACGCGGGCTCCTCCCTGCGCGACCTCATGGCGGCCACGTGCGAGCGAGCCGGGTTCACCCCCCGGGTGACACAGGAGGCGCCCGATTCGCACACCATCCTGGCCCTGGTCGCCGCCGGGGTGGGGGTGACGCTGACGCTCACCTCCTGCCAGCACATCCAGCAGACGGGCCTGGTCTACCGGCCGCTGGCGGGCGAGCCGATCAGGCTCCGCGCCGCCCTCGCCTGGCGCAGGGACAACCCCTCCGCCGCGCTGCGCGCCGTACTGGCCGTTGCCGAGGCCGCGCTGCCGACGCCGGTGCTGTGA
- a CDS encoding acetyl-CoA C-acetyltransferase: MSADPAPIVICEPLRTPIGRFGGALASQRPAALAAHVISEVVARSGVDPGRIDEVILGHAYPTSDAPAIGRVAALDAGLPESVTGTQVDRRCGSGLQAVLDAAMQIRSGFSEVVVAGGVEVMSDAPFYTHEGRRGITSPGLMLHDALARGRVTAGGIHHPVPGGMLETAENLRREFSISRADQDALALRSQQRAARAAAAGLFEEEIVPVTVTGRKGESVVAADEHPRPGTTAGQLAALRPVMQDSDPGATVTAGNASGQNDGAAACLVTDLATAERLGLTPVLRLVSFARAGVAPARMGLGPVPATRTALERAGLALSDMDLIELNEAFAAQVLACTRALDLGEADHERINVNGSGISLGHPLGATGARILAHLAREMHRRQARYGLEAMCIGGGQGLAAVFERVAP; the protein is encoded by the coding sequence ATGTCCGCCGATCCCGCCCCCATCGTCATCTGCGAACCCCTGCGCACACCGATCGGCCGGTTCGGCGGCGCGCTGGCGTCGCAGCGGCCCGCCGCGCTGGCCGCGCACGTGATCTCGGAGGTCGTGGCCCGCAGCGGAGTCGACCCCGGGCGGATCGACGAGGTGATCCTCGGCCACGCCTACCCGACCTCCGACGCGCCCGCGATCGGGCGGGTCGCCGCCCTCGACGCCGGTCTGCCGGAGTCCGTCACGGGCACCCAGGTCGACCGCCGCTGCGGCTCCGGACTCCAGGCCGTGCTGGACGCGGCGATGCAGATCCGCTCCGGCTTCAGCGAGGTCGTCGTCGCCGGGGGCGTCGAGGTCATGAGCGACGCCCCCTTCTACACCCACGAGGGGCGCCGCGGCATCACCTCGCCGGGACTGATGCTGCATGACGCCCTGGCGCGCGGGCGGGTCACCGCGGGCGGTATCCACCATCCCGTGCCCGGCGGCATGCTGGAGACCGCCGAGAACCTGCGGCGCGAGTTCTCCATCAGCAGGGCGGACCAGGACGCCCTCGCCCTGAGATCCCAGCAGCGCGCCGCACGTGCCGCGGCGGCCGGGCTGTTCGAGGAGGAGATCGTTCCCGTCACGGTGACCGGCCGCAAGGGGGAGAGCGTCGTCGCCGCCGACGAGCATCCGCGCCCGGGCACCACGGCCGGGCAACTGGCGGCACTGCGCCCCGTGATGCAGGACTCCGACCCGGGGGCCACGGTCACCGCGGGGAACGCCAGCGGGCAGAACGACGGGGCGGCCGCCTGCCTGGTGACCGACCTGGCCACGGCGGAGCGGCTCGGGCTGACCCCCGTACTCCGGCTGGTGTCCTTCGCCCGGGCGGGCGTCGCCCCCGCGAGGATGGGCCTCGGCCCGGTGCCGGCCACCCGGACCGCGCTCGAGCGGGCCGGCCTGGCGCTGTCCGACATGGACCTCATCGAACTCAACGAGGCGTTCGCCGCACAGGTCCTGGCCTGCACACGGGCGCTCGACCTGGGCGAAGCCGACCACGAGCGGATCAACGTCAACGGTTCCGGGATCTCCCTCGGGCATCCCCTCGGCGCGACGGGTGCCCGCATCCTCGCCCATCTGGCACGGGAGATGCACCGGCGGCAGGCCCGCTACGGACTGGAGGCGATGTGCATCGGGGGCGGTCAGGGGCTGGCCGCGGTGTTCGAACGGGTGGCCCCCTGA
- a CDS encoding ABC transporter substrate-binding protein: protein MKESLGRRTLLHGFGLGAAGLMLAACTDAKRPERAAAVTRTSTPGRTGPGPRTPGPVATGGRVVTGWSEEAQSYDPAVGYDLHAWEVSTSVLFTPLFQFDGQSGGPAPSAAARLPQVSEDGRVYTVHLRPGVRFHHGRAVTADDYIATWTRVLDPELASWAASYLFSIEGALEVNEGKRKSVSGLRRIDDHTLEVRLLAPDITFAGVLCLPFMAALPMEEIRRLGKDFGRRPVGTGPFVITSYDRKRQRAVFQRNPHYIWRGTPFIERLEYRWGIAQAMQLRQLMSGELDVLGEGAPVALGPQINSQPELRERYVVPIPLQGTSWIGLDTGHRHLRDRRVRQALNHATDTEVLGRLTYGSQESSPLPFPKHLPDFPRTARPYRRDIDRARSLLAEAGATDLRLRFAHDGSAPWERLSQVVQQQWREAGVEVTIDPMSKSALDQAMASGQCDVFPRHWYMINPNALDLAGNCFASDGSSNYGGYANEAVDALLAEARRSQTMADCNRLLARAEQLLSEDPPGVFFSSLNFLAARNPRVRNYHMRGETGSYYDRLWVSP, encoded by the coding sequence ATGAAGGAATCTCTCGGACGCCGCACTCTGCTCCACGGCTTCGGGCTGGGAGCCGCGGGACTGATGCTCGCCGCGTGCACGGACGCGAAGCGGCCGGAGCGGGCCGCGGCCGTGACCCGGACGTCCACCCCGGGCCGTACGGGCCCAGGACCCCGCACCCCGGGCCCCGTCGCCACCGGTGGACGGGTCGTCACCGGATGGAGCGAGGAGGCCCAGTCGTACGACCCGGCCGTCGGCTACGACCTGCACGCCTGGGAGGTTTCGACCAGCGTGCTGTTCACCCCGTTGTTCCAGTTCGACGGTCAGTCGGGAGGTCCGGCACCCAGTGCGGCGGCCCGCCTGCCCCAGGTCTCCGAGGACGGCCGCGTCTACACGGTCCACCTCCGCCCGGGCGTGCGCTTCCACCACGGCCGCGCCGTGACCGCCGACGACTACATCGCCACCTGGACCCGGGTGCTGGACCCCGAGCTTGCCTCGTGGGCGGCCAGCTATCTGTTCTCCATCGAGGGTGCCCTAGAGGTCAACGAGGGGAAGCGCAAGTCTGTTTCCGGCCTCAGGCGGATCGACGACCACACGCTGGAGGTGCGGCTGCTGGCCCCGGACATCACGTTCGCCGGTGTGCTGTGCCTGCCCTTCATGGCCGCGCTGCCGATGGAGGAGATACGCAGGCTGGGCAAGGACTTCGGCCGCCGGCCGGTCGGCACCGGCCCCTTCGTGATCACTTCGTACGACCGCAAGCGCCAGCGCGCGGTGTTCCAGCGCAACCCCCACTACATCTGGCGGGGCACGCCGTTCATCGAGCGGCTGGAGTACCGGTGGGGCATCGCGCAGGCGATGCAGCTGCGCCAGCTGATGAGCGGAGAACTCGACGTGCTGGGGGAGGGCGCCCCGGTGGCGCTCGGCCCGCAGATCAACTCCCAACCGGAGCTGCGCGAACGGTACGTGGTGCCCATCCCGCTCCAGGGCACGTCCTGGATCGGTCTCGACACCGGGCACCGGCACCTGCGCGACCGGCGCGTACGGCAGGCCCTGAACCACGCCACCGACACCGAGGTGCTGGGCAGGCTCACCTACGGCAGCCAGGAGTCATCGCCGCTGCCCTTCCCCAAGCACCTGCCGGACTTCCCCCGCACCGCCCGCCCCTACCGCCGGGACATCGACAGGGCCAGGAGCCTGCTCGCCGAGGCCGGTGCCACCGACCTGCGGCTGCGCTTCGCCCACGACGGCTCCGCCCCCTGGGAGCGGCTCAGCCAGGTGGTGCAGCAGCAGTGGCGGGAGGCCGGGGTCGAGGTCACCATCGACCCGATGTCCAAGTCCGCCCTGGACCAGGCAATGGCCAGCGGGCAGTGCGACGTCTTCCCCCGGCACTGGTACATGATCAACCCCAACGCCCTCGACCTCGCAGGCAACTGCTTCGCCTCGGACGGCTCGAGCAACTACGGCGGCTACGCCAACGAGGCCGTGGACGCCCTGCTCGCCGAGGCGCGCCGCAGCCAGACCATGGCCGACTGCAACAGGCTCCTGGCCAGGGCGGAGCAGCTGCTCTCCGAGGACCCCCCGGGCGTCTTCTTCTCCTCCCTCAACTTCCTCGCCGCCCGCAATCCACGCGTCCGCAACTACCACATGCGGGGCGAGACGGGGTCCTACTACGACCGTCTGTGGGTGAGTCCATGA
- a CDS encoding MarC family protein: protein MSTIELTIQATIAMILLVDPFIRGLFFRVLTDNEPERRREYVGRIMVVIAITLGGAALIGRPVLDLVGIDLSAFGFAGGLVLLLMGFEMLFGGEPTRAQGGAAAHEEPAPRSAEDSIVVPYAIPFMAGPGAITTVIGIASTGQGWSGTVAALIAVAITVALIPVGHLLLVNRMRMSAQTIAIVTRFGGLFVATIGIQLMLNAIRTYFGLG, encoded by the coding sequence ATGAGCACCATCGAGCTGACCATTCAGGCGACCATCGCGATGATCCTGCTGGTGGATCCGTTCATCCGTGGCCTCTTCTTCCGTGTGCTGACCGACAACGAGCCGGAGCGGCGGCGTGAGTACGTCGGCCGCATCATGGTGGTCATCGCGATCACCCTGGGTGGCGCGGCCCTGATCGGCAGGCCGGTGCTCGACCTCGTCGGCATCGACCTCTCCGCCTTCGGTTTCGCCGGTGGCCTGGTGCTCCTGCTGATGGGGTTCGAGATGCTCTTCGGCGGTGAGCCGACCCGTGCTCAGGGCGGCGCCGCGGCGCACGAGGAGCCGGCGCCGAGATCGGCCGAGGACTCGATCGTGGTGCCCTACGCCATCCCCTTCATGGCGGGCCCGGGGGCCATCACCACGGTCATCGGCATCGCTTCGACGGGGCAGGGCTGGTCGGGTACGGTCGCCGCGCTCATCGCAGTCGCCATCACCGTGGCCCTGATCCCGGTGGGGCACCTGCTCCTGGTCAACCGTATGAGGATGTCGGCGCAGACCATCGCCATCGTCACACGGTTCGGCGGACTGTTCGTCGCCACGATCGGGATCCAGCTCATGCTCAACGCGATCAGGACCTACTTCGGCCTCGGCTGA
- a CDS encoding ABC transporter permease — MTVSLLPQRPAAATAQSPSARRLRRARAVVAAGLAVLAALVVLALAAPLFGDPLHIDRDGISELGLPRGAGEHGYLLGTDVLGRDLLARTAYGLRTTLEFTVLANVCSVGLGTLVGLTAGFYRGVTEQVLMRTVDVFLSVPTVISGLALASVVGRSVGGIVVVVAALYWAWTARLVHGETLRLRGRPFVEAALVHGVRPRTVMLRHILPNIRTLLLNIAALNGAAVVVIGSGLSYLGAGVVPPHPELGSLLNEGAQALEFAPRLLLVPLTLVVALVLSFVLVSEGVSRMVPESERRSWLNI, encoded by the coding sequence ATGACCGTTTCCCTCCTGCCGCAGCGGCCCGCCGCCGCCACCGCGCAGAGTCCCTCCGCCAGGCGGCTGAGGCGCGCCCGCGCGGTCGTCGCCGCCGGCCTGGCAGTCCTCGCGGCCCTCGTGGTCCTCGCCCTGGCGGCGCCGCTGTTCGGCGATCCGCTGCACATCGACCGGGACGGCATCAGCGAACTCGGCCTGCCGCGCGGCGCGGGTGAGCACGGCTACCTGCTGGGAACCGACGTCCTGGGACGGGACCTGCTGGCCCGGACCGCCTACGGGCTGCGCACCACTCTCGAGTTCACCGTGCTGGCCAACGTCTGCTCCGTCGGGCTCGGCACCCTCGTCGGCCTGACGGCGGGCTTCTACCGCGGGGTGACCGAGCAGGTCCTGATGCGGACCGTCGACGTCTTCCTGTCCGTTCCCACCGTCATCTCCGGACTGGCCCTGGCCAGCGTGGTCGGCCGCAGCGTCGGCGGCATCGTGGTCGTGGTCGCCGCCCTCTACTGGGCCTGGACGGCCCGTCTGGTGCACGGCGAGACCCTGCGGCTGCGCGGACGGCCGTTCGTCGAGGCGGCGCTCGTGCACGGCGTACGGCCGCGCACGGTCATGCTCCGCCACATCCTGCCCAACATCCGCACCCTGCTGCTCAACATCGCCGCACTGAACGGCGCGGCCGTCGTGGTCATCGGCTCAGGCCTCTCCTATCTGGGGGCGGGCGTCGTACCGCCCCATCCCGAGCTCGGAAGCCTGCTCAACGAAGGCGCCCAGGCACTGGAGTTCGCCCCGCGCCTCCTTCTCGTCCCGCTCACCCTGGTCGTGGCCCTGGTGCTGTCCTTCGTGCTCGTCAGCGAGGGCGTGAGCCGCATGGTCCCGGAATCGGAGAGGCGCTCATGGCTGAACATCTGA
- a CDS encoding MaoC family dehydratase, which translates to MALTVHGMAEIAQLAGRDLGRSRWREVTQELVDAFADVSGDHQWIHTDTERAARGPYGRTIAHGYMVLSWGVPLFSELLQVTGVGMALNYGTDRVRFPAPVPVGSRVRLHAQVSGIRQVSRGGIAMTRAFTFELEGSAKPACVAESLTHFYPAV; encoded by the coding sequence ATGGCATTGACCGTCCACGGAATGGCGGAGATCGCCCAGCTCGCCGGGCGCGACCTGGGCCGCTCCCGATGGCGCGAGGTCACCCAGGAACTGGTGGACGCCTTCGCCGACGTCTCCGGCGACCACCAGTGGATCCACACGGACACCGAGCGGGCCGCCCGAGGCCCGTACGGCCGGACCATCGCACACGGCTACATGGTCCTGAGCTGGGGCGTCCCGCTCTTCTCCGAGCTTCTCCAGGTCACCGGGGTGGGGATGGCGCTCAACTACGGCACGGACCGGGTCCGCTTCCCGGCACCGGTGCCCGTCGGCAGCCGGGTGCGCCTGCACGCCCAGGTCTCCGGGATACGGCAGGTGAGCCGGGGCGGCATCGCGATGACGCGGGCCTTCACCTTCGAGCTGGAGGGATCGGCGAAGCCTGCGTGTGTCGCCGAGTCGCTCACCCACTTCTATCCGGCGGTATGA
- a CDS encoding 3-hydroxyacyl-CoA dehydrogenase — translation MRIRIVGAGVMGRGIAQWAAAAGHTVELGDARQEAVGDAIGFVRRMLDRSAAKGRLTPEAARAASERLLPLDDAFAPGDGVELVIEAVREDLATKTDLFRRLEDVLPARTILATNTSSLPVTRVAAGLADPSRLVGLHFFNPVPLMRIVEVVPGVLTRPDIPPALVELVQATGHSAAVVADTPGFLVNHAGRGLVTEALALLEESVSDPAGIDRIARDVLGLRMGPFELMDLTGLDVTDTVIDGVWRGFRHSDRLRPSYLTPNRVAAGLHGRKTGRGFYDHVDGAQATPPEPPITGDPGRPVRVAGHGPDADALRRTLREDGATLEDDGADPSGRAVVLVPTWGTTLAEQIASAGLPASRTVGVDPLAMPTGRRVLAFTPATDPAAVHDARAVLARAAAPAHHDGTDGHRAVSVVRDTAGSVAQRLLASIVSVAASIAERSIATPAAVDTAVTAGLGYPTGPLAWGDRIGAARMLALQAGLHRSTGDPRYRPTRWVTERVHLGLPLTEPGPDPVALGATSPPPRSGTAEPTHEGDGA, via the coding sequence GTGCGCATCAGGATCGTCGGCGCCGGCGTCATGGGACGCGGGATCGCCCAGTGGGCGGCGGCCGCCGGTCACACCGTGGAGCTGGGCGACGCCAGGCAGGAGGCGGTCGGCGACGCGATCGGCTTCGTCCGGCGGATGCTCGACCGGTCCGCGGCCAAGGGGCGGCTGACTCCCGAGGCCGCCCGGGCCGCCTCGGAGCGTCTGCTGCCGCTGGACGACGCCTTCGCCCCGGGCGACGGGGTGGAACTCGTCATCGAGGCGGTACGCGAGGACCTCGCCACCAAGACGGACCTGTTCCGGCGGCTGGAGGACGTCCTCCCCGCGCGCACGATCCTCGCGACCAACACCTCGTCCCTCCCGGTGACCCGGGTCGCGGCGGGACTGGCGGACCCCTCCCGGCTGGTCGGCCTGCACTTCTTCAACCCCGTACCGCTGATGAGGATCGTCGAGGTCGTCCCCGGGGTACTGACCCGGCCGGACATCCCGCCCGCACTCGTCGAACTCGTCCAGGCCACCGGCCACTCGGCCGCCGTGGTCGCCGACACCCCCGGCTTCCTCGTCAACCACGCGGGCCGCGGACTCGTCACCGAGGCGCTCGCCCTGCTCGAGGAGTCCGTGTCCGACCCGGCCGGAATCGACCGCATCGCCCGCGACGTCCTGGGACTGCGCATGGGTCCGTTCGAGCTGATGGACCTCACCGGACTCGACGTGACCGACACCGTCATCGACGGCGTGTGGCGGGGCTTCCGGCACTCGGACCGTCTCCGGCCCTCCTACCTCACCCCCAACCGCGTGGCCGCGGGCCTGCACGGCCGCAAGACCGGTCGCGGCTTCTACGACCACGTCGACGGCGCGCAGGCGACCCCGCCGGAGCCGCCGATCACCGGAGACCCCGGCCGCCCCGTACGCGTGGCCGGGCACGGCCCGGACGCCGACGCGCTGCGCCGCACCCTCCGCGAGGACGGGGCCACCCTGGAGGACGACGGAGCCGACCCCTCCGGGCGGGCCGTGGTGCTGGTGCCCACCTGGGGCACCACCCTGGCGGAGCAGATCGCGTCCGCCGGACTGCCCGCCTCCCGCACCGTCGGGGTCGACCCGCTGGCAATGCCCACCGGCCGCCGGGTGCTCGCCTTCACTCCGGCCACCGATCCGGCCGCCGTCCACGACGCCCGGGCCGTTCTCGCCCGTGCCGCCGCCCCGGCACACCACGACGGCACGGACGGACACCGCGCCGTCTCGGTCGTCCGGGACACGGCCGGCTCGGTGGCCCAGCGGCTGCTCGCGTCGATCGTCTCGGTGGCGGCCTCCATCGCCGAGCGCTCCATCGCGACCCCAGCGGCGGTCGACACGGCCGTCACCGCGGGGCTCGGGTACCCGACCGGTCCCCTGGCCTGGGGCGATCGGATCGGTGCCGCACGGATGCTCGCCCTCCAGGCGGGGCTCCACCGCAGCACGGGCGACCCCCGCTACCGGCCCACCCGCTGGGTCACCGAGCGCGTGCACCTCGGCCTCCCGCTCACCGAGCCGGGCCCGGACCCGGTGGCGCTCGGCGCCACCTCACCACCTCCGCGAAGCGGAACCGCCGAACCCACACACGAAGGAGACGGGGCATGA
- a CDS encoding electron transfer flavoprotein subunit beta/FixA family protein, translating to MSLRIVVCVKYVPDATGDRGFTEELTTDREGVDGLLSELDEHAVEQALRIAENAENAGGAGGAGAAGDSDGGGGGGGGGNGTGQGGGAEITVLTMGPEDARDALRKALSMGADKAVHIEDDELHGTDALGTSLVLARAAERIGYDLVVCGMASTDGGMGVLPAMLAERLGVPQSTLLSEVRVEGGRVTGRRESDTATELLETALPAVVSVTDLSGEARYPSFKGIMAAKKKPMSVLTLSDLGIEAAEVGLRGAWTAVDQATERPARTGGTIVQDEGDGGRKLAEFLAGQKFV from the coding sequence ATGAGTCTGCGGATAGTCGTCTGTGTCAAGTACGTTCCCGACGCGACGGGCGACCGGGGCTTCACCGAGGAGCTGACGACCGACCGGGAGGGGGTCGACGGCCTGCTGTCCGAACTCGACGAGCACGCCGTCGAACAGGCCCTGCGGATCGCCGAGAACGCCGAGAACGCAGGGGGCGCAGGAGGCGCAGGAGCCGCAGGGGATTCCGATGGTGGCGGGGGCGGCGGGGGTGGCGGGAACGGCACGGGCCAGGGCGGCGGTGCGGAGATCACCGTACTGACCATGGGGCCCGAGGACGCCCGTGACGCCCTGCGCAAGGCGCTGTCCATGGGCGCGGACAAGGCGGTGCACATCGAGGACGACGAACTGCACGGCACCGACGCGCTCGGCACCTCCCTGGTGCTGGCCAGGGCCGCCGAGCGGATCGGCTACGACCTCGTGGTGTGCGGAATGGCCTCGACCGACGGCGGGATGGGCGTGCTGCCGGCGATGCTGGCCGAGCGTCTGGGCGTCCCCCAGTCCACCCTGCTCTCCGAGGTCCGCGTCGAGGGCGGCAGGGTCACCGGACGGCGTGAGAGCGACACCGCCACGGAACTGCTGGAGACGGCGCTCCCGGCCGTCGTCTCCGTCACCGACCTGTCCGGCGAGGCGCGCTACCCCTCCTTCAAGGGCATCATGGCCGCGAAGAAGAAGCCGATGTCCGTGCTCACGCTGTCCGATCTGGGCATCGAGGCGGCGGAGGTCGGCCTCCGGGGTGCCTGGACCGCGGTCGACCAGGCCACCGAGCGCCCCGCCCGCACCGGCGGCACGATCGTCCAAGACGAGGGCGACGGCGGCAGGAAGCTGGCCGAGTTCCTGGCCGGGCAGAAGTTCGTCTGA
- a CDS encoding electron transfer flavoprotein subunit alpha/FixB family protein, with protein MAEVLVYVDHLNGTVRKPTLELLTLARRLGEPVAVFLGPGAGAAAPVLAEYGAVRILAADLPEFTDHFLVPRVDALRAAVDSVSPAAVLVPSSADGREIAARLAVRTGSGLITDAVDVEAGEHGPVATQSVFAAEFTTRSRVTRGVPVITVKPNSAEPEAAPAAGTVEQLAVAVSEASRGTRVVSRTPRESTGRPELTEAAIVVSGGRGLGDAGTFALIEALADSLGAAVGASRAAVDAGWYPHSHQVGQTGKSVSPQLYVAAGISGAIQHRAGMQTSRTIVAVNKDAEAPIFELADYGVVGDLFQVVPRLTEEIESRRG; from the coding sequence ATGGCTGAAGTCCTCGTATACGTCGACCATCTCAACGGCACCGTCCGGAAGCCGACCCTGGAGCTGCTGACCCTCGCCCGGCGCCTGGGCGAGCCGGTCGCCGTCTTCCTGGGCCCCGGAGCAGGCGCAGCCGCGCCCGTACTCGCCGAGTACGGCGCGGTGCGGATCCTCGCCGCCGATCTACCCGAGTTCACCGACCACTTCCTCGTCCCCAGGGTCGACGCGCTGCGGGCCGCGGTCGACTCCGTCTCCCCGGCCGCGGTGCTGGTGCCGTCCTCCGCCGACGGCAGGGAAATCGCCGCGCGGCTCGCGGTCCGCACGGGCTCCGGCCTCATCACCGACGCCGTCGACGTGGAGGCAGGGGAGCACGGCCCGGTGGCCACCCAGTCGGTGTTCGCCGCGGAGTTCACCACCCGGTCCCGTGTCACGCGTGGCGTCCCCGTCATCACCGTCAAGCCCAACTCGGCCGAACCCGAGGCCGCCCCGGCCGCGGGGACCGTCGAGCAGCTCGCCGTGGCCGTCAGCGAGGCGTCCAGGGGCACCCGGGTCGTCTCCCGCACTCCGCGCGAGTCCACCGGCCGCCCCGAGCTGACCGAGGCGGCGATCGTGGTCTCCGGCGGCCGGGGCCTCGGCGACGCCGGGACCTTCGCCCTGATCGAGGCCCTCGCCGACTCCCTCGGCGCCGCCGTCGGCGCCTCCCGCGCCGCCGTGGACGCGGGCTGGTACCCGCACTCCCACCAGGTCGGCCAGACCGGCAAGAGCGTCTCCCCGCAGCTCTATGTCGCCGCCGGGATCTCCGGTGCCATCCAGCACCGCGCCGGCATGCAGACGTCGCGGACCATCGTCGCCGTCAACAAGGACGCGGAGGCGCCCATCTTCGAACTCGCCGACTACGGCGTCGTCGGCGACCTCTTCCAGGTCGTCCCGCGACTCACCGAGGAGATCGAGTCCCGCAGGGGCTGA